In the genome of Fundidesulfovibrio magnetotacticus, the window GGCCCTTTGGGACGCAGGGCTCCACGAGGCGCGCATCCTGGCCTGCATGATCGACGACCCACGCCAGGCGGACAGGGAGCAGCTGGAGCGCTGGGCGCTGGACTTGGACTCCTGGGACCTCACGGACCAGCTCTGCAACAAGCTCGTGGCGCGCTCCCCCCTGGCCTGGGAGCTGGCCTCGGTCTGGGCAGCTCGGGAGGAGGAGTTCGTGCGCCGCGCCGGGTTTTCGCTGATCGCGCAGCTGGCCGTGCACCACAAGAAGGTCCCGGACGAGGAGTTCCTGCGATTTTTCGCGCTCATCGAGGCCCACGCGTGCGATGCGCGCAACTTCGTGAAGAAGGCCGTGAACTGGGCCCTGCGCCAGTTGGGCAAACGCTCGTCCTTTCTTCGCGGGCATGCGGAGGCAACGGCCGACCGACTTCTGGCGCAGGGGTCGGCCCCGGCGCGCTGGATTGCCCGGGACGCCCTGCGCGAGCTTGCCTTCGCGCGCTCCGGTTCGCGACGGGAGAAGAAGGTGTCCGCTGTTTCTTGACGCCTGACGGTGATTTGGATAGAGGGAAGACGATGTTTCATTCGTCGTTTTCCAGGGGAGTGTCAGGATGAGGCGGTCAGTGTTTGTCGTGTTGTTGGTTTGTTTGGTCGTATTGCTGGGTGGATGCGGTATTCAAAAAGTTTCGCCTATCGAGTATCATGCCATCGACGTTCCGGCCGGGAAGAAAAGCAAATCCATCGCCCTGCGCAAGGTGGTGTCCAAAGTTTCGCGCGGAACCCGCGTGGGGAGCAAAGGCATCGGCCTGGCCTGCGCCAGGCTGAGCGACGTGACCTGGCGGGCGGGGCGCAAGGGCATCAGCGACGAGGAATGGACCAGCGCCTTCTATGAAGAGATGCGCGCGGCCAACTACACCGTGGTGGGCGACCCGGACAATCTCTTTGAGGAACGCAAATCCTCCGAGATCGTGCTCGGGGCCAAGGTCCTGGATGTGACCCACAACATCTGCTACCCCATGCCCAACATGTGGGGCTGGGGCGGGGCCATGATCTACACCGACGGCGTCGCCTCCTCCACCATCACGGTGGAGTGGCAGGTCTACGATCCCCTGGACAAGAAGGTGCTCCACACCCAGGTCACCAAGGGCGCGGCCTCGGTGGACTTCTCGGGCGACGACGCCGAGGTGAGCCTCGCGGCGGCCTTCAGCAACGCCGCCAAGGGGCTGCTGGCCGACCAGAAATTCCATCAACTGATGCTGCGCGACGACGATGCCACCCCTGCCGACGAGACTTTCGTGCCCGGCCCGGTCACGTCCGCCTCACCCGGCCCCGTGTCCGCCGACAACCCTTCCATGGGAACGGTGCCCCTGGCCAAGGGAGGCGTTTTGAGTCTGCCCGAGGTGCAAAAGCGCGTGGTGATGCTCCAGCAGGGCAGCGGCCACGGTTCGGGCTTCCTGGTGGGCGATTCCGGCCTCATCCTGACCAACGACCACGTGGTGAAGGACAGCAAGCAGATCCGGGTGGTCTACCCGGACGGCACCAGGGTTCAGGGGCGTGTCCTGAAGACGGACCCGCGCCAGGACGTGGCCCTCGTGCAGGTGGATTCTTCGTCCCTGGGCGGCTTGAAGGTCCGCCTGGAGGACCTGCCGGTGGGGAGTGACGTCTACGCCATAGGCGCGCCGTACGACAAGAACCTCCAGGGGTCGGTGAGCAAGGGCGTGGTGAGCAACTACCGGGTCAACCAGAAAGGGCGCTGGCTGCAAAGCGACACGACCATCAACGGAGGCAACAGCGGCGGCCCGCTGGTGGACGCTCAGGGCCGTGTTGTGGGCATGTGTTCCTGGAGTGTGAGAGCCGATGACGTGGTAGGCTTGAACTTTTTCGTGCCCATCGCCGACGCCCTGCGGGTGATGGGGCTTTCGGCCCAGTAGTCCGACGGAGTGCGGCCCGGTCCGGCCGGTTCCGGCAGGAAGCGGACGCCGGGTCCATGCGCCCGGCTGATTCTCCGGCCAGGCCGGGCAGGGTGAGGCGTTCGCCATGTCCAGCGGATCGGCTCCGCTGCCGGGGCCGGAACTCTTTGCCGTCATCCCGAACGGCGCGTCCCTGTCGGTGATGCATCAAGATGCCAAGCGCCGTCGCGGCGACACCTGTCCGCGACGGCGTTTGGCATTCCCGCGCGGAAGCGCCGCCCGGGAAGGGGGCGGGCCTCCGGCGGGGACCTCGTCTCGCGGCGCGGCTACCGGATGAGCCGCCCGGCGAAGTTGCTGCCAATGGTGATGGCCGAGCCCAGGATGGGGTTGAACATGCCCGCCACGCCGCCCACCAGGCTGCCCGCCGAGGCGATGAGCCCCCCCGCCGAGTTCTGGGACGACAGGTTGGCCTGCTCGCGCATCATTTTCTTCTGCCAGCGCTCCACCTCGGGGTCCACGTTGGACCAGATGCCCCAGGTGCGGTTCCAGGCGGCCTCGTTCTGGTCCGTGTCCCAGGAGAGGCGCTGCATGTTCCAGTCCTGGAGGCTCTGGGCCATCATGTTGTTGTAGTTCACCTGCCGCTGGGCCATGGCGTCGTTCCAGTCGCGCTGGGCGGTGGAGGCGTTCCAGTTCCAGTCGTTGGCCTGGGAGTTGTCCTGGAAGAGCAGGTTCTGCATCTGCTCGTTCTCGGAGAGACGGTTCTGCCAGACGTTGTAGGCCATCTGGTTGGACGCGTCGTTCTCGCGCATGCGCGCCTGCCAGGCGGCCATGGCCTGGTCCTGGGCGTAGCGCTGGTCCTGGGCCTGGAAGTCGTAGCGTTTGGCGGCGGCGTTGGCCGCGTTGCCGGTCAGCGCGTCCATGTAGCTTTCGGTGACCTGGCCGTCCATTTGACGGGTGAACTGGCTGGAGCCGTAGAGGCCCCGGGAGGAGTAGGCGTCGGCCAGGTCGCGTTTCGCCGTCTCGTAGGCCTTCTGGGCCGCGCGCTCGCCGGGGGCCTTGAGCGAGAGTTCGTAGCGGTCGTAGTCGCCGTCCCGGAAACCCTTGTAGTCGGGCGCGGCCTGGGCGTAGGTTTTGTAGGAGGGATCGGCGCCGGGAGCGTACTTCTGGTAATTGAAGCTCTGGTAGGAAGGGGCGCTCCATGGGGTGTTGGCCGGGGCCTGGGCCTTGTTGCCCCACCATTGGGCGTCGTTCAGGAAGGAGGCCTTGCCGTAGGGGTCCACGTTGTTCTGGTTGGCGAAGATGTGGGCCTGCTGGAGGCCGAAGGTGGAAGGACCGTTGTAGTCCATGGGGATTCTCCTTTCGGTTAGCCGGCGGCCAGGGCCATCTCGGCCAGGCACTGCCGGAGCCGGACGCGTCCGGCGGTTGTGGCGATCTGGAAGGAAAGGGCCCGGTCGCGCACGCGCGCGCGGGCCACGTCCTGGGTTTCCGACGACGCCCCGAGGGGCTGCGAGGCCTGTTCCAGGGGAGCGTCGGCGTCCGCAAGCCTGCCCAGGCCGGGGTCGGCCTGCCAGGTGTAGAGCGTCACGGGGCTCACCTGGTCCGCGCCCAGCACCTGGAGCGCGCCCTGGCCTGGCGTGAGGGCCTCGAAGTCCAGGCGGACGGAGCGCAGGATCATCCCCCCCGGCGCCGTGAACATCTTGGAGCGCACCAGGGCCTTGATGGGCGCGAAGTCCCCGGGCTGCACCTCGTCGCGCGATTCGCCCAGGCCCAGGCGGTAGAGCCGTCCGCCTCGGCCCGCCAGGAAGATGCGCTCCCCGGCCTGGCAGCACGCGCCCAGGAAGAGGCCCTGGAAGTCCAGGCGGGTCCAGGCCGCGTTGTGGGGATGGTAGACCAGCACCTGGGAATCGCCCTCCACGAAGGCCAGGAGCACGGCCAGCCGGGGCAGGAAACGCATGGAGGCCACGCGCTTGCCGTTCAGCGACGGGTTCACCGGGCGGCCCGCGCCGCCCACCTGGAGGTCGCCGTACTGCTGCACGCCCGCCAGGTCGAA includes:
- a CDS encoding S1C family serine protease; the protein is MGSKGIGLACARLSDVTWRAGRKGISDEEWTSAFYEEMRAANYTVVGDPDNLFEERKSSEIVLGAKVLDVTHNICYPMPNMWGWGGAMIYTDGVASSTITVEWQVYDPLDKKVLHTQVTKGAASVDFSGDDAEVSLAAAFSNAAKGLLADQKFHQLMLRDDDATPADETFVPGPVTSASPGPVSADNPSMGTVPLAKGGVLSLPEVQKRVVMLQQGSGHGSGFLVGDSGLILTNDHVVKDSKQIRVVYPDGTRVQGRVLKTDPRQDVALVQVDSSSLGGLKVRLEDLPVGSDVYAIGAPYDKNLQGSVSKGVVSNYRVNQKGRWLQSDTTINGGNSGGPLVDAQGRVVGMCSWSVRADDVVGLNFFVPIADALRVMGLSAQ
- a CDS encoding DNA alkylation repair protein is translated as MTQAEIQAQELARRIRSMGSERNRAGMARFGINTARAAGVGMAPLRPLARAHRGDHALALALWDAGLHEARILACMIDDPRQADREQLERWALDLDSWDLTDQLCNKLVARSPLAWELASVWAAREEEFVRRAGFSLIAQLAVHHKKVPDEEFLRFFALIEAHACDARNFVKKAVNWALRQLGKRSSFLRGHAEATADRLLAQGSAPARWIARDALRELAFARSGSRREKKVSAVS